The genomic DNA AAAAAGCAAGAAAAGGGTAGACAACTCTTTctgattgttataaaaattattcaGCATCAGAATCAAATCTGTTTAAAAGTGGATAATCAAAGCGAACTCTGTTGTGTAAACAAACATTGTCATCTGTGCTGTTATCTAAAGGTAAACAACAACATTTATTGTGTGTAAATAGTTTGTATGTAATCAACCAAATACACAACATGAGTATTCCATTTATTGCACAATGCCACGTAAAATATAGTGTGACCATCCATGCATTGTCTTTTGTATCTATTGACAATTCTTTGTCTTCCAAAATGATCGATGTGTGTAAAGTCCATGTTCCAAGTACCATGACGAAGACTCCACGAAACAATGGAAAAATTACGTTAGTTCGAAACTTCATTTCTAAGGCAGTGACAACACAACATATTAAGGCTGTATACTGAATGAGATTGTGTACAACACATTTTACCGAATATTCTGTTGTAAAATGGCAGCCATAAAGTAAGGCCTGAGCACCAAATGCAAATATCAAGGTCACATATTCAAGGTCATTTACAATCAACTTGACCTTAAAATGCTGAATAATCTCAATGATAAAACTGAatgaaaaaaaggcaaaaacaGTCATGTGCAGGAGATTCCCATAGTGTAAATTTTTGGCATGACCAAAATCTGTCGCTAATACTATTTCGTAAATGATGTAACTAATACTGAAGGCAAACTTGGTAAAACTCTCTATAGGAAATGTTCGACATGAATAACAACATGTATAGGATGTCGAGCTTTTAAAGTCAGTTTGTTGATCTTTTGCATAGTAAAACTTTTTCGTGATTTGGATGCTCCACCATATCCCACAAATCAGGAAAAAAACTCCCGATAAATGAAGTGATACGTCCATGACAgctatttttctaaaaaagaagggagataattaaataaatatcaaaattcaaattatctGTTTTAATATTCTACAAATCAGGAAAAACACTCCCGATAAATGTAGTGATACGTCCATGACAGGTTTTTTTCAGGGAATAAAGAGaatatataagtttcataacatttggttgatgcaaact from Mytilus trossulus isolate FHL-02 chromosome 8, PNRI_Mtr1.1.1.hap1, whole genome shotgun sequence includes the following:
- the LOC134681184 gene encoding transmembrane protein 45B-like, giving the protein MDVSLHLSGVFFLICGIWWSIQITKKFYYAKDQQTDFKSSTSYTCCYSCRTFPIESFTKFAFSISYIIYEIVLATDFGHAKNLHYGNLLHMTVFAFFSFSFIIEIIQHFKVKLIVNDLEYVTLIFAFGAQALLYGCHFTTEYSVKCVVHNLIQYTALICCVVTALEMKFRTNVIFPLFRGVFVMVLGTWTLHTSIILEDKELSIDTKDNAWMVTLYFTWHCAINGILMLCIWLITYKLFTHNKCCCLPLDNSTDDNVCLHNRVRFDYPLLNRFDSDAE